In a genomic window of Neisseria flavescens:
- a CDS encoding phosphatidate cytidylyltransferase yields the protein MSLSTTSQQIIVEQAAAHLTPQASYIFVGVFAVLCFASIIGQWLKRKNGADNATIANLNARIYAWWLMTLVLLGAFWFGKIGTVVLFFLISFAALREFMTLVYRRRSDYYSMVVCFYLLLPVQYYFVYDGWYGMFSIFIPVYGFLILPIIASLSGQTAHFLERAAKTQWMAMICIFCLSHVPALMFLDMDGFDNSNNILLLIFLIGAVQVSDVLQYVWGKLIGGAKIMPSLSPSKTISGTIGGILSATAIAALMAPITPFSHIQAAVIGFIVCLMGFFGGLVMSAIKRDYGVKDWGNMIRGHGGMLDRVDSICFAAPVFFHITRYFWNG from the coding sequence ATGAGCCTTTCTACGACTTCCCAACAAATCATCGTCGAACAAGCCGCCGCTCATCTGACTCCGCAAGCCAGCTATATTTTTGTCGGCGTGTTTGCCGTATTGTGTTTTGCCAGCATTATCGGACAATGGCTCAAGCGTAAAAACGGCGCAGATAATGCCACCATCGCCAACCTCAATGCCCGTATTTACGCATGGTGGCTGATGACGCTGGTGTTGCTGGGCGCGTTTTGGTTCGGCAAAATCGGGACGGTTGTACTGTTTTTCCTGATTTCATTTGCCGCACTACGCGAGTTTATGACCCTCGTCTATCGCCGCCGCAGCGACTATTACAGCATGGTGGTCTGCTTTTACCTGCTGCTGCCGGTGCAATACTATTTCGTCTATGACGGCTGGTATGGTATGTTCAGCATTTTTATTCCGGTTTACGGCTTTTTGATACTGCCGATTATTGCCAGCCTCAGCGGCCAAACCGCGCATTTTTTGGAGCGCGCCGCCAAAACACAATGGATGGCGATGATTTGCATCTTCTGTCTGTCCCATGTTCCGGCACTGATGTTTCTGGACATGGACGGCTTCGATAATAGCAACAATATCCTGTTGCTGATCTTCCTGATTGGTGCGGTGCAAGTATCGGACGTGTTGCAATACGTTTGGGGCAAACTGATTGGCGGTGCAAAAATCATGCCTTCGCTTTCCCCGTCCAAAACCATTTCCGGCACTATCGGCGGTATTTTATCGGCCACTGCCATTGCCGCGTTGATGGCACCGATTACACCGTTCTCCCACATCCAAGCGGCCGTTATCGGCTTTATCGTCTGTCTGATGGGCTTCTTTGGCGGCCTGGTTATGTCCGCCATCAAACGCGATTACGGAGTTAAAGACTGGGGCAATATGATACGCGGCCACGGCGGCATGCTTGACCGCGTGGATTCGATTTGTTTTGCCGCACCCGTGTTTTTCCACATCACCCGTTATTTCTGGAACGGCTAA
- a CDS encoding DUF262 domain-containing protein, which translates to MKTNNDYVKTLTINELLNKKDKYIIPIYQRNYAWGDDEISLLIQDLWNAYEKNKDKNNYYIGSLVIYKRGNGDLEVIDGQQRLTTLTLIMHYLKSDTFVRNVYFEHRNDSNYALGHLNSDSIPDVFKNALKSIKKYWETERTEKEGMGLAEFLQENVKIIRTEVPKDTDLNHYFEIMNTRGEQLEKHEVIKAALMEVLDTDSERSIFAKIWDACSDMSRYVVMGINPSSLRENIFGKNWENTIPKKFNEIIENIAGTEKIQHSDNGSANEEQSILQLITANNGDIHSSQEKTNELTDGRFNSVIDFPNFLMHILKIYLETSGINKITFKEIPLDEKELWHVFDKEDWNKEKIVNFIDILLSCRHLFDKYIIKSNSPHSENEHWSLRKIKKISDNYYYKNVFSNDNDDNNDSNDTEETNDKTKNAIMLLSMFHVSNPSRIYKNWLYATLRWLFENKKNITQKTYIQFLENLCDKFYFENNCNGNRDFMEIILNDKYTTPSVHKTWNDGVNVPNFVFNRLDYQLWKYQDKVEVFSAINQSKKSIWENFRFSFRSSVEHHYPQNPSQDFGLDKLDTNVLDNFGNLYLLSQSKNSSFSNKLPDWKRQYYKEKDTYDSLKQAIMMSYENWTESEIKEHEKKMLLILNEPLTDSSYQP; encoded by the coding sequence ATGAAAACAAATAATGATTACGTAAAAACATTAACCATAAATGAATTATTGAATAAGAAGGACAAATATATTATCCCTATTTATCAACGTAATTACGCATGGGGAGATGATGAGATCAGCCTTCTTATCCAAGACCTATGGAATGCATATGAAAAAAATAAGGATAAGAATAATTATTATATTGGCAGCTTAGTCATTTATAAAAGAGGAAATGGAGATTTAGAAGTCATAGACGGACAACAACGATTGACCACACTGACTTTAATCATGCACTACTTAAAATCAGATACCTTTGTTAGAAATGTATACTTTGAGCATAGAAATGACTCCAACTATGCCTTAGGGCATCTTAACTCTGACTCCATACCTGATGTTTTTAAAAATGCTTTAAAATCAATAAAAAAATATTGGGAAACTGAGAGAACAGAAAAAGAAGGAATGGGTTTGGCAGAGTTCTTACAAGAAAACGTTAAAATTATTAGAACCGAAGTACCCAAAGACACCGACCTCAATCATTACTTTGAAATTATGAATACGCGGGGAGAGCAATTAGAAAAACATGAGGTTATCAAGGCTGCTTTAATGGAGGTTTTAGACACTGATAGTGAACGCTCTATTTTTGCCAAAATTTGGGATGCGTGTTCTGACATGAGCCGATATGTTGTAATGGGAATCAACCCGTCATCACTTAGAGAAAATATTTTTGGCAAGAATTGGGAAAATACTATTCCAAAAAAATTTAATGAAATTATTGAGAATATTGCTGGTACAGAAAAAATTCAACATTCAGATAACGGCTCCGCAAATGAAGAACAATCAATTCTTCAATTAATAACCGCCAATAATGGGGATATCCACTCCTCCCAAGAAAAAACAAACGAGCTTACAGATGGGCGTTTTAATTCTGTTATTGATTTCCCTAACTTTTTGATGCATATCTTGAAAATTTATCTAGAAACTAGTGGCATTAACAAAATTACCTTTAAAGAGATTCCTCTGGATGAAAAAGAACTTTGGCATGTTTTTGACAAAGAAGACTGGAACAAAGAAAAGATCGTAAATTTCATAGATATATTGCTATCTTGTCGGCATTTATTTGATAAATATATTATTAAATCAAATTCACCACACTCAGAAAATGAGCATTGGTCTTTACGGAAAATTAAAAAAATATCAGATAATTATTACTATAAAAATGTTTTTAGTAACGACAATGACGATAATAATGATTCCAATGATACTGAAGAAACTAATGATAAAACTAAGAACGCAATAATGTTGCTTTCTATGTTTCATGTTTCCAATCCATCCCGAATCTATAAAAACTGGCTATATGCTACATTGCGTTGGTTATTCGAGAATAAGAAAAATATTACTCAGAAGACATATATTCAGTTTCTTGAAAATCTTTGTGATAAATTTTATTTTGAAAACAACTGCAATGGAAACAGGGATTTTATGGAAATTATCTTAAATGATAAATACACCACCCCTTCAGTCCATAAGACTTGGAATGATGGAGTAAACGTCCCAAACTTTGTGTTTAATCGATTAGATTATCAATTATGGAAATATCAAGACAAGGTAGAGGTCTTTTCAGCTATTAACCAATCTAAAAAATCTATCTGGGAAAATTTTAGATTTAGTTTTAGAAGCTCAGTTGAACACCATTACCCACAAAATCCCTCTCAAGATTTTGGCCTAGATAAATTAGATACAAATGTCTTAGATAATTTTGGCAATCTATATTTGTTATCTCAAAGTAAAAATTCCAGTTTCAGCAATAAACTTCCAGATTGGAAACGGCAGTATTACAAAGAAAAGGATACTTATGATAGCTTAAAACAAGCTATTATGATGAGTTACGAAAACTGGACAGAAAGCGAGATAAAAGAGCATGAGAAAAAAATGCTATTAATCTTAAATGAACCACTGACTGACTCATCATATCAACCATAA
- the ccoP gene encoding cytochrome-c oxidase, cbb3-type subunit III — MNTTSQFTSNFWNIYIAVIVVLSFIGLAWLLLSQNVVKRPKKGEEVKTTGHEWDGIEEYNNPLPRWWFWLYVCTWTFGIGYLVMYPGVGDFKGIWGWSSHGQYEEEVAKAEQKYSQVYAKFAKMPIDQVAKNPEAQAIGQNLFNTYCIQCHGSDAKGSKGFPNLTDDDWLWGGEPEKIQETIEKGRTAAMPAWGPALGEEGVKNVTQYVMSLSKPKGQYDEERAERGKALFSGPPANCFTCHGDKGQGIQGLGPNLTDDVWLWGGTQKAITETITNGRSSQMPAWGHFLDKDKLHIMTAYVWGMSNKDGKKAPAKKAEPAQATPAAEASAPATDSAASAAPASDAKAAPAAEAKPEEASAKVDGKAVFEANCKTCHGGLIPGAPVVGKKEDWAPRIKQGKDTLHKHAIEGFNSMPAKGGNGSLSDDEVKAAVDFMANESGAKF; from the coding sequence ATGAACACAACATCCCAATTTACCAGCAATTTCTGGAATATATACATTGCAGTTATTGTCGTGCTCAGCTTTATCGGCTTGGCATGGCTGCTGCTTTCCCAAAACGTTGTGAAGCGTCCTAAAAAGGGCGAAGAAGTCAAAACGACAGGTCATGAATGGGACGGTATTGAAGAATACAACAACCCGCTGCCGCGTTGGTGGTTTTGGCTGTATGTCTGCACTTGGACCTTCGGTATCGGCTATCTGGTCATGTATCCGGGTGTCGGTGACTTTAAAGGTATCTGGGGCTGGAGTAGCCACGGTCAGTATGAAGAAGAGGTTGCCAAAGCCGAACAGAAATACAGCCAAGTGTATGCTAAGTTTGCCAAAATGCCGATTGATCAAGTGGCTAAAAATCCTGAAGCACAAGCTATCGGTCAAAACCTTTTCAATACCTATTGTATCCAGTGTCACGGTTCAGATGCCAAAGGCTCTAAAGGCTTCCCAAATCTGACTGACGACGACTGGTTGTGGGGTGGCGAACCTGAAAAAATTCAGGAAACCATTGAAAAAGGCCGTACTGCCGCCATGCCTGCATGGGGTCCTGCTTTGGGTGAAGAAGGCGTGAAAAACGTAACACAATATGTTATGTCTCTTTCTAAACCTAAAGGTCAATATGACGAAGAACGTGCAGAACGCGGTAAAGCCCTGTTTAGCGGCCCACCTGCCAACTGTTTCACTTGTCACGGCGACAAAGGTCAAGGTATCCAAGGTCTTGGTCCGAACCTGACTGACGATGTATGGTTGTGGGGCGGTACTCAAAAAGCGATTACCGAAACCATTACCAACGGCCGCAGCAGCCAAATGCCTGCTTGGGGTCACTTCCTTGACAAAGACAAGCTGCACATCATGACTGCTTACGTTTGGGGTATGTCTAACAAAGACGGCAAAAAAGCTCCTGCTAAAAAAGCTGAGCCTGCTCAAGCTACTCCAGCAGCCGAAGCATCAGCTCCGGCAACTGACAGCGCAGCATCTGCCGCTCCTGCATCAGATGCCAAAGCAGCTCCAGCAGCTGAAGCTAAACCTGAAGAGGCTTCTGCCAAAGTCGATGGTAAAGCTGTTTTTGAAGCCAACTGTAAAACATGTCATGGCGGTTTGATTCCAGGCGCTCCTGTCGTAGGTAAAAAAGAAGACTGGGCTCCTCGCATCAAACAAGGTAAAGACACTCTGCACAAACACGCGATCGAAGGCTTTAATTCTATGCCGGCTAAAGGCGGCAATGGTAGCCTGAGCGATGATGAAGTTAAAGCAGCTGTTGACTTTATGGCAAACGAGTCTGGCGCGAAATTCTAA
- a CDS encoding DUF262 domain-containing protein, which produces MSIEKAEILKIDDIFKLNLSIPNYQRPYKWTIKNVQQLIDDLLQNFREGKKIYRIGTIVLNKDKDRSEIVDGQQRLITLSLLLHKLGKDVSLLKEKPNHSISKNNITTNYNFLKNYNFTNEFKDYLLKGCEMVCIELDNLDEAFQFFDSQNARGKPLESYDLLKAYHLRDMRDKDKKVIHQCVERWEKSAMSNDINNLDKIINYILFRLRRWHYKENAEIFTSDELDTFKGVHKKVDYPYLHGILATHAIQKLSHENPFLYRSISAFQSTQVLINGKYFFDYIEYYTAIYARLFREENGLLSKIHKIKRIDLPEGLIAFLNNHNYSYRVGDKYIRNLFECTVLFYFDKFGESHFEEFITKAFLWAYRIRVEYKRITFETIEKKAHDAAGLISYIERSITPEQVMRFIQKTEKVKFSEHVDNTIKEILEIKDENK; this is translated from the coding sequence ATGAGCATAGAAAAAGCAGAAATACTCAAGATTGATGACATATTTAAATTAAATTTGAGTATCCCTAATTATCAAAGACCATACAAATGGACAATCAAAAATGTACAACAATTAATTGATGACCTACTCCAAAATTTTAGGGAGGGGAAAAAAATATACCGCATCGGCACAATTGTTTTAAATAAGGATAAAGACCGTTCTGAAATAGTAGATGGCCAACAGCGGCTTATTACACTCTCGTTATTGCTTCATAAACTGGGGAAGGATGTGTCTCTTTTAAAGGAAAAACCGAATCATAGCATCAGCAAAAATAATATTACAACGAACTATAATTTTCTTAAAAACTATAATTTCACAAATGAATTTAAGGATTACCTCCTTAAGGGGTGTGAAATGGTTTGTATCGAATTAGATAACTTAGATGAGGCTTTTCAATTTTTTGATTCACAAAATGCCAGAGGCAAACCTTTAGAATCTTATGACCTCTTAAAAGCTTATCATTTAAGAGACATGAGGGATAAAGACAAGAAGGTCATTCACCAATGTGTCGAACGCTGGGAAAAATCTGCAATGTCTAATGATATAAATAATTTAGATAAAATTATCAATTATATCTTATTTAGACTTCGCCGCTGGCATTACAAAGAGAATGCAGAAATATTTACATCAGATGAATTAGATACATTTAAAGGCGTTCATAAAAAAGTTGATTATCCTTACTTACACGGAATATTAGCTACTCATGCCATACAAAAATTATCACATGAAAATCCATTTTTATACCGATCGATATCAGCATTTCAGTCTACACAAGTGCTAATCAATGGAAAATATTTCTTTGATTATATTGAATATTATACAGCCATTTATGCAAGACTATTTAGAGAAGAGAATGGATTACTAAGTAAAATTCATAAGATCAAAAGAATTGATTTGCCAGAAGGGCTAATAGCTTTCTTAAACAATCATAACTACAGTTATCGCGTTGGTGATAAATATATTAGAAATCTATTTGAATGTACCGTATTGTTCTACTTTGATAAATTTGGAGAAAGCCACTTTGAAGAATTTATAACCAAAGCTTTTCTATGGGCTTACCGTATTCGGGTAGAATATAAGCGCATTACCTTTGAGACCATTGAAAAGAAGGCTCATGATGCAGCAGGATTAATTTCTTATATTGAAAGATCCATTACTCCCGAACAAGTAATGCGTTTTATTCAAAAAACTGAAAAAGTTAAATTTTCAGAACATGTAGACAATACAATAAAAGAGATTTTGGAAATTAAAGATGAAAACAAATAA
- a CDS encoding cbb3-type cytochrome oxidase subunit 3, with translation MDANWARSLFTVWVFISFILVLYIVFNRRNKKNYDDAANSIFDNDDKGSSEKDGR, from the coding sequence ATGGACGCGAACTGGGCTCGCTCGCTCTTTACTGTTTGGGTTTTTATCAGTTTCATCTTAGTGCTTTATATTGTTTTTAATCGACGTAATAAAAAGAACTACGATGATGCTGCCAACAGTATTTTTGACAATGATGATAAAGGGTCGTCTGAAAAAGATGGGCGATAA
- a CDS encoding phosphatase PAP2/dual specificity phosphatase family protein, producing the protein MKPTLKTSLLKLILVGILFYTSYGLSNHYAASLDYVPEIAFAWESNIPFWAWTIVPYWSLNLMYAAAFFLCRDTHEQNRYVAHLVAAQLIATVCFVLFPLRFGWPKPPADGLSGWLFDSLAAFDLPYNQAPSLHIALAIIVSAFYWTRFPKIRLPLFLWQSLIALSVLTTYQHHFIDVPTGALLGWLVLWVFPHQTTSPLKLGLSDVRSRKIALLYLLGACLMALPALLGGAWLWLIWISVSLLMVAFAYLNGNANVFQKQANGKLSAAATVLLLPYLVGVRLNMAYWLRGKAKTAQVRHDVWIGSVLRISNHLPAVLDVCAEYPCRSYHGEYRPLPLLDMVTPSENDLVQTALILETLRQKHGKVLVCCALGYGRSAAVVLTWLLVYGGCKDLAQAKAELKQARPQMVLSPATAQAVEAAANRLKQG; encoded by the coding sequence ATGAAACCCACCCTCAAAACCTCCCTGCTCAAGCTGATCTTAGTCGGTATCCTGTTTTACACCAGCTACGGCCTCTCCAACCATTACGCAGCGTCGCTGGACTATGTGCCTGAAATCGCTTTTGCATGGGAGAGTAATATTCCGTTTTGGGCATGGACGATTGTGCCTTATTGGTCGCTGAACCTGATGTATGCCGCGGCATTTTTTCTTTGTCGTGATACACATGAACAAAACCGATATGTAGCGCACCTTGTAGCCGCCCAACTGATTGCGACTGTTTGCTTTGTGCTGTTTCCGCTGCGTTTCGGGTGGCCTAAACCGCCTGCCGATGGGCTGTCAGGCTGGCTGTTTGATTCATTGGCTGCATTTGATTTGCCGTACAACCAAGCGCCATCTTTACATATCGCGTTGGCGATTATCGTGAGTGCATTTTATTGGACGCGCTTTCCCAAAATCCGCCTGCCGCTTTTCTTATGGCAAAGCCTGATTGCCTTGTCGGTACTGACGACTTATCAACATCATTTTATTGACGTGCCGACCGGAGCATTGCTTGGCTGGCTGGTGTTGTGGGTTTTCCCGCATCAGACGACTTCGCCGTTAAAACTGGGCTTGAGTGATGTACGCTCAAGAAAGATTGCGCTGCTGTATTTGCTTGGCGCGTGTTTAATGGCTTTGCCTGCACTGCTGGGTGGCGCGTGGCTGTGGTTGATATGGATTAGCGTGTCTTTGCTGATGGTGGCCTTTGCCTATTTGAATGGAAATGCAAACGTATTCCAAAAACAGGCTAACGGTAAATTATCGGCTGCAGCGACGGTTTTGCTGTTGCCTTATCTGGTGGGCGTACGGCTAAACATGGCGTATTGGTTACGCGGTAAGGCGAAAACGGCACAAGTCCGCCATGATGTATGGATTGGCAGCGTTTTGAGGATTTCAAACCATTTGCCTGCCGTATTGGATGTATGCGCCGAATATCCCTGCCGTAGCTATCATGGAGAATATCGCCCCCTGCCTTTACTGGATATGGTAACGCCGTCTGAAAACGATTTGGTTCAGACGGCCTTGATATTGGAAACCTTACGCCAAAAACACGGCAAAGTGCTGGTATGTTGCGCTTTAGGTTATGGAAGAAGTGCCGCAGTGGTGCTGACGTGGCTGCTGGTCTATGGTGGCTGCAAAGACTTGGCGCAAGCGAAGGCCGAACTCAAGCAGGCTCGGCCGCAAATGGTATTATCGCCGGCCACTGCCCAAGCAGTCGAAGCTGCTGCCAACCGTTTAAAACAAGGATAA
- a CDS encoding bifunctional alpha/beta hydrolase/class I SAM-dependent methyltransferase: MSEQQKYFSTQDGTSLFYRYRPAADGSSDKAIVLFHRGHEHSGRMMFVADELGFDDFSYFAWDARGHGYSPGERGDSPSIGTSVSDVDDFIRHIQSEYGIKPENICVIAQSVGAVLVSTWLHDYAPKIRCAVLASPAFKVKLYVPFARTGLKIMQKWRGNFFVNSYVKAHYLTHNVERQKSYDNDPLIAHAISVRILLGLYEAAERVVADAQAITTPVQLLISGNDWVVHHKPQHDFYNRLGSHIKERHILPGFYHDTLGEQNREIAFVEMRRFIRERFNQPLQQVDLTQAHLFGDSRREADELATPLPVCMPRGAFWATYRASLKLGSRWSEGLRIGQETGFDSGSTLDYVYRNQPQGSNAFGVWVDKYYLNAIGWRGIRQRKVNIGKAIQTASAKLREAGKPVHVLDIASGHGRYVLDALTADTLPDSVRLRDYSPINVEAGRKLIAERGLQEMVTFNEVNAYDRANYHDLQPRPTLGIVSGLHELFADNDLILNSLYGFGEAIETGGYLIYTGQPWHPQLEMIARALTSHKAGSPNWVMRRRSQQEMDQLVEKAGFEKIHQWIDEDGIFTVSLAVKK, from the coding sequence ATGTCCGAACAGCAAAAATACTTTTCTACCCAAGACGGTACTTCGCTTTTCTACCGCTATCGCCCTGCTGCCGATGGTTCTTCCGACAAAGCCATTGTGCTGTTCCATCGCGGGCATGAGCACTCCGGGCGGATGATGTTTGTAGCGGATGAGCTGGGTTTTGATGATTTTTCTTATTTCGCTTGGGATGCGCGCGGTCATGGTTATAGTCCTGGTGAACGCGGCGATAGTCCGAGTATCGGCACTTCGGTTTCAGACGTAGATGATTTTATCCGACACATTCAAAGCGAATACGGCATCAAACCTGAAAACATTTGCGTGATTGCGCAAAGTGTCGGAGCAGTATTGGTTTCTACTTGGTTGCACGATTACGCGCCGAAAATCCGTTGCGCCGTATTGGCTTCGCCTGCGTTCAAAGTCAAACTCTATGTTCCGTTTGCCCGTACCGGTTTGAAAATTATGCAAAAATGGCGTGGCAATTTCTTTGTCAACAGCTATGTCAAAGCCCACTATCTGACCCACAACGTCGAACGTCAAAAAAGCTACGACAATGATCCGCTTATTGCCCACGCTATTTCTGTGCGCATCCTGCTGGGTTTATATGAAGCGGCTGAACGTGTGGTTGCCGATGCACAAGCGATTACTACGCCTGTACAACTGTTGATTTCAGGCAATGATTGGGTCGTTCATCACAAACCGCAACACGATTTCTACAACCGTTTGGGCAGCCATATTAAAGAGCGCCATATCCTACCCGGTTTCTACCACGACACCTTGGGCGAGCAAAACCGTGAAATCGCTTTTGTTGAAATGCGCCGTTTTATCCGCGAGCGTTTCAATCAGCCTTTGCAACAAGTCGATCTGACTCAAGCGCACTTGTTTGGAGACAGCCGTCGCGAAGCTGACGAACTGGCGACGCCTTTGCCTGTTTGTATGCCTCGCGGCGCATTTTGGGCAACATATCGTGCCTCGCTCAAACTGGGTTCGCGCTGGAGTGAAGGCTTGAGAATCGGTCAAGAAACAGGCTTTGACTCGGGCAGCACACTGGATTACGTCTACCGCAATCAACCGCAAGGCAGCAATGCTTTCGGCGTATGGGTGGACAAATACTATCTCAACGCCATCGGCTGGCGCGGCATTCGCCAACGCAAAGTCAATATCGGCAAAGCCATTCAGACGGCCTCAGCCAAACTGCGTGAAGCAGGCAAACCTGTACACGTTTTGGATATTGCGTCCGGTCATGGCCGCTATGTATTGGACGCACTGACTGCCGACACATTGCCTGATTCCGTACGCTTGCGCGATTACAGTCCGATTAATGTCGAAGCCGGCCGCAAGCTGATTGCCGAGCGTGGCTTACAAGAAATGGTAACCTTCAATGAAGTCAATGCCTACGATCGCGCCAATTATCACGATTTACAGCCGCGCCCTACCTTGGGCATCGTCTCCGGCCTGCACGAATTGTTTGCCGACAACGATTTGATTTTGAACTCGCTCTACGGTTTCGGCGAAGCCATTGAAACCGGCGGCTACCTGATCTACACCGGCCAGCCGTGGCATCCGCAACTGGAAATGATTGCCCGCGCCCTGACCAGCCACAAAGCAGGTAGCCCAAACTGGGTAATGCGCCGCCGCAGTCAGCAGGAAATGGATCAGTTGGTTGAAAAAGCCGGTTTTGAAAAAATCCATCAATGGATAGACGAAGACGGTATTTTCACCGTGAGCTTGGCAGTGAAGAAATAA
- a CDS encoding lysophospholipid acyltransferase family protein, with amino-acid sequence MKNFLKKQLAWLTDQALCLSVSFLTGVRPKSPRELTFNQHQKVYYANHGSHGDFVLVWISLPRRWRLSTRPVAGSDYWLTSKLKRFIIQNVFNALLIPRHNDNPQAITEQMKDALNAGDSLIIFPEGTRNTDDNTILLPFKSGIYHLAKSKPDTEFVPIWIDNISRVLPKGKILPIPLLCEVHIGQPLTLQENEDKDNFLTRSREALLALRPSENDRGELRQNKPEVHQNKGGQA; translated from the coding sequence ATGAAAAACTTCCTCAAAAAACAACTTGCCTGGCTGACCGACCAAGCCTTGTGTCTGTCGGTCTCTTTTCTTACAGGCGTACGCCCTAAAAGTCCGCGTGAGCTGACATTCAATCAGCACCAAAAGGTCTATTACGCCAATCACGGCAGCCATGGCGATTTTGTGCTGGTGTGGATTTCCCTGCCCCGCCGCTGGCGTTTATCCACGCGCCCAGTCGCCGGTTCGGATTACTGGCTGACAAGCAAACTCAAACGCTTCATCATTCAAAACGTTTTCAATGCCTTGCTGATTCCGCGTCATAACGATAATCCGCAAGCAATTACCGAACAAATGAAAGACGCGCTGAACGCAGGCGACTCCTTGATTATTTTCCCTGAAGGCACGCGTAATACTGATGACAACACCATCCTGCTGCCGTTCAAGTCCGGCATTTATCATCTGGCAAAAAGCAAACCCGATACCGAATTTGTGCCGATTTGGATCGACAACATCAGCCGCGTACTGCCCAAAGGCAAAATCCTGCCTATCCCGCTTTTGTGTGAAGTCCATATCGGACAGCCGCTTACCTTGCAGGAAAACGAAGACAAAGACAACTTTTTGACACGCAGCCGTGAAGCGTTGCTGGCACTCAGGCCGTCTGAAAACGACCGCGGCGAGCTTCGCCAAAATAAACCTGAAGTTCATCAAAACAAAGGAGGACAAGCATGA
- a CDS encoding DUF2238 domain-containing protein codes for MDKPSPIFPIFLATIIFALIVWSGINPHDRAVWYAEIIPVTSVFFLLVATYRIFRFSNLAYLFMSFWLIMHSIGAYYTFADVPFESINRFVEPILGENRNHYDRIAHYIIGFYAYPMAEWLLRRKLCNLPLALFFGLFFIMSVAAAYEIIEWQYAVIDGGEAGLEFLGSQGDIWDAQKDMLADTLGALTSLFIFVFTRPDKRLGFSYNLPLYSKRPSETRFSDGLFYFSI; via the coding sequence ATGGATAAACCCTCTCCAATCTTTCCCATTTTTCTTGCGACGATTATCTTTGCCCTCATTGTTTGGTCAGGCATCAATCCCCATGACCGCGCAGTCTGGTACGCCGAAATCATTCCCGTAACATCCGTATTCTTCCTTCTGGTTGCCACCTACCGCATTTTCCGTTTCAGCAACCTGGCCTACTTATTCATGAGTTTTTGGCTGATCATGCATTCCATCGGTGCATACTATACTTTTGCAGATGTGCCATTTGAATCCATCAACCGCTTTGTCGAACCAATTTTGGGCGAAAACCGCAATCATTACGACCGTATTGCCCATTACATCATCGGCTTTTATGCCTATCCAATGGCCGAGTGGCTGCTGCGCCGCAAGCTGTGCAACCTGCCGCTGGCTTTGTTTTTCGGTCTGTTCTTCATCATGAGCGTGGCTGCCGCCTATGAAATCATCGAATGGCAATATGCCGTCATCGATGGCGGAGAAGCCGGGCTGGAGTTCTTGGGTTCTCAAGGCGATATTTGGGACGCACAAAAAGATATGCTTGCCGATACTTTGGGCGCGTTAACTTCTCTGTTTATTTTTGTGTTTACCCGACCCGATAAACGTTTGGGTTTCTCATACAATCTACCCCTTTACAGCAAAAGGCCGTCTGAAACCAGATTTTCAGACGGCCTTTTTTATTTTTCTATTTAG